A window of the Phaseolus vulgaris cultivar G19833 chromosome 5, P. vulgaris v2.0, whole genome shotgun sequence genome harbors these coding sequences:
- the LOC137834707 gene encoding uncharacterized protein isoform X2 yields the protein MESPQPGSRGAEALKNISPGSSISVAYHSLFGPHDDLLLLELDEKLLPDVLHERVVLRGQPDEDAVLCTPSKTYAMKFVGTSNSVLLVPPANHSEFYENPQKNDSNMEEDKVVAPVIKVVSGNMELVETAPRLDKLKSFLSEKTYNFDVGNLEDNQESTIGLYNWNDLVNNIQASDEELRSGLQALSAVEINGYWRLVDGSYMDMILGMLLKNSVLNDWSLNALNEDEVVCTLESDGFPGVLARHCLHTYGTKLNEGMPGRVWKLDEKRVCIHFAKEILKGGKRKLESFMDEWRQKVPDGMQPSFDLMEGEVLTERVGVETWIRAFSVASLPSTPAERFSILFRERKKWEWKDLQPYVRDLKVPGLSSEGLLLKYTRRTQPSPDAEPVFSAR from the exons ATGGAATCGCCGCAGCCAGGTTCGAGAGGAGCAGAAGCCCTTAAAAATATATCTCCTGGATCATCTATTTCTGTTGCATATCACTCACTTTTTGGACCTCATGATGACCTCCTCCTTCTAGAGCTTGATGAGAAACTTCTCCCAGATGTTCTGCATGAAAG GGTGGTCTTGAGAGGACAGCCTGATGAAGATGCAGTTCTTTGTACTCCATCCAAAACATATGCTATGAAGTTTGTTGGAACTTCCAATTCGGTTCTGCTTGTACCACCAGCAAATCATTCAGAATTTTATGAAAATCCACAAAAGAATGATAGTAATATGGAAGAAGATAAAGTTGTTGCACCCGTAATCAAAGTTGTATCTGGTAATATGGAGCTTGTAGAGACGGCCCCCAGACTTGATAAACTTAAGTCCTTTCTATCAGAAAAGACTTACAATTTTGACGTGGGAAATTTAGAAGACAATCAGGAATCTACAATAGGATTATATAACTGGAATGATCTTGTCAACAATATCCAAGCTAGTGATGAGGAGTTAAGGTCTGGACTGCAGGCTCTTTCAGCAGTGGAGATTAATGGATATTGGAGATTAGTAGATGGGAGTTACATGGACATGATTTTAGGAATGCTTTTGAAAAATTCGGTGTTGAATGATTGGTCACTTAATGCTTTAAACGAAGATGAAGTTGTTTGTACACTGGAATCAGATGGATTTCCTGGGGTGCTAGCAAGGCATTGTTTGCATACATATGGCACCAAACTAAATGAAGGCATGCCTGGCCGTGTCTGGAAGTTGGATGAGAAGCGAGTATGCATACATTTTGCAAAAGAAATCCTGAAAGGGGGCAAAAGGAAGTTAGAGAGTTTCATGGATGAATGGAGGCAGAAGGTTCCAGATGGAATGCAGCCCAGTTTTGATCTTATGGAAGGAGAAGTATTGACAGAGAGAGTTGGAGTTGAGACATGGATTCGCGCCTTCAGCGTTGCATCTTTGCCTTCCACTCCAGCTGAGCGTTTCTCCATTCTTTTCAGAGAGAGGAAAAAATGGGAATGGAAAGATCTGCAGCCCTATGTCAG AGATCTGAAGGTACCAGGTCTTTCTTCAGAAGGTTTGCTACTCAAATACACTCGAAGGACACAACCATCACCTGATGCAGAACCGGTTTTCAGCGCAAGATA A
- the LOC137834707 gene encoding uncharacterized protein isoform X1, translating to MESPQPGSRGAEALKNISPGSSISVAYHSLFGPHDDLLLLELDEKLLPDVLHERVVLRGQPDEDAVLCTPSKTYAMKFVGTSNSVLLVPPANHSEFYENPQKNDSNMEEDKVVAPVIKVVSGNMELVETAPRLDKLKSFLSEKTYNFDVGNLEDNQESTIGLYNWNDLVNNIQASDEELRSGLQALSAVEINGYWRLVDGSYMDMILGMLLKNSVLNDWSLNALNEDEVVCTLESDGFPGVLARHCLHTYGTKLNEGMPGRVWKLDEKRVCIHFAKEILKGGKRKLESFMDEWRQKVPDGMQPSFDLMEGEVLTERVGVETWIRAFSVASLPSTPAERFSILFRERKKWEWKDLQPYVRDLKVPGLSSEGLLLKYTRRTQPSPDAEPVFSAR from the exons ATGGAATCGCCGCAGCCAGGTTCGAGAGGAGCAGAAGCCCTTAAAAATATATCTCCTGGATCATCTATTTCTGTTGCATATCACTCACTTTTTGGACCTCATGATGACCTCCTCCTTCTAGAGCTTGATGAGAAACTTCTCCCAGATGTTCTGCATGAAAG GGTGGTCTTGAGAGGACAGCCTGATGAAGATGCAGTTCTTTGTACTCCATCCAAAACATATGCTATGAAGTTTGTTGGAACTTCCAATTCGGTTCTGCTTGTACCACCAGCAAATCATTCAGAATTTTATGAAAATCCACAAAAGAATGATAGTAATATGGAAGAAGATAAAGTTGTTGCACCCGTAATCAAAGTTGTATCTGGTAATATGGAGCTTGTAGAGACGGCCCCCAGACTTGATAAACTTAAGTCCTTTCTATCAGAAAAGACTTACAATTTTGACGTGGGAAATTTAGAAGACAATCAGGAATCTACAATAGGATTATATAACTGGAATGATCTTGTCAACAATATCCAAGCTAGTGATGAGGAGTTAAGGTCTGGACTGCAGGCTCTTTCAGCAGTGGAGATTAATGGATATTGGAGATTAGTAGATGGGAGTTACATGGACATGATTTTAGGAATGCTTTTGAAAAATTCGGTGTTGAATGATTGGTCACTTAATGCTTTAAACGAAGATGAAGTTGTTTGTACACTGGAATCAGATGGATTTCCTGGGGTGCTAGCAAGGCATTGTTTGCATACATATGGCACCAAACTAAATGAAGGCATGCCTGGCCGTGTCTGGAAGTTGGATGAGAAGCGAGTATGCATACATTTTGCAAAAGAAATCCTGAAAGGGGGCAAAAGGAAGTTAGAGAGTTTCATGGATGAATGGAGGCAGAAGGTTCCAGATGGAATGCAGCCCAGTTTTGATCTTATGGAAGGAGAAGTATTGACAGAGAGAGTTGGAGTTGAGACATGGATTCGCGCCTTCAGCGTTGCATCTTTGCCTTCCACTCCAGCTGAGCGTTTCTCCATTCTTTTCAGAGAGAGGAAAAAATGGGAATGGAAAGATCTGCAGCCCTATGTCAG AGATCTGAAGGTACCAGGTCTTTCTTCAGAAGGTTTGCTACTCAAATACACTCGAAGGACACAACCATCACCTGATGCAGAACCGGTTTTCAGCGCAAGATAG